The Octopus bimaculoides isolate UCB-OBI-ISO-001 chromosome 13, ASM119413v2, whole genome shotgun sequence genome includes a window with the following:
- the LOC106884173 gene encoding inositol hexakisphosphate kinase 1, whose translation MQVQIIEDNDTHVTLVGIPPKSLTQKHSPVHHRSSTLPCSPVVPSDPETESKQSLIRQQQQKQSDRNGSFSIHLLRSSSLDMAARRNSSRADKKIVHTDDDDDDDDEDEHDDDDEEEEEDVFDVHRQDNFHPSWSIRCPKMQLSKLLKSGHSDCYKFILLENVAAKFHYPCVLDLKMGPRQHGDDQSEEKKQKKILRCKESTSSSLGVRVCGMKVYHVDKGQYVYQDKYDGRSLNVEGFKETLYKFLHNGVEARLDLIEPIIWRLKQLYKMVEKRDTFRFYTSSLLVMYDGLTETPSSRHHHHHHHHHHHHTSLLDNSSPEEHSYGMQHVWHDHYPEVEVRMIDFAHSTHRGFREDKITHRGPDQGYLFGLSNLILSFKEVLDRYSPSCQQCHS comes from the exons ATGCAAGTACAAATAATTGAAGATAACGATACTCATGTGACCTTAGTAGGTATTCCACCCAAATCCCTGACTCAGAAACACTCGCCTGTTCATCATCGTTCTTCGACTTTACCGTGCTCGCCTGTGGTACCATCTGATCCCGAGACAGAATCCAAACAAAGCCTCAtccgacagcaacaacaaaaacagtcaGACAGAAATGGTTCTTTCAG CATTCATCTGTTGCGAAGCTCCAGTTTAGATATGGCTGCACGACGAAATTCTTCCCGGGCGGATAAGAAGATAGTAcataccgatgatgatgatgatgatgatgatgaggatgagcacgatgacgatgacgaagaggaagaagaagatgtaTTTGATGTTCATCGACAGGACAACTTCCATCCTTCATGGAGTATACGGTGTCCAAAAATGCAGTTGTCAAAATTATTGAAATCTGGACACTCAGACTGTTATA AATTTATATTGTTGGAGAATGTTGCTGCCAAGTTCCATTACCCTTGTGTTCTTGATCTTAAGATGGGTCCACGACAACATGGAGATGATCAGTCTgaagagaagaaacagaaaaagatttTACGGTGTAAAGAAAGCACATCAAGTTCTCTTGGCGTCAGAGTCTGTGGAATGAAG GTTTACCATGTAGATAAAGGGCAGTATGTGTACCAAGACAAGTATGATGGCCGTTCTTTGAATGTTGAAGGTTTCAAAGAGACTCTGTACAAGTTCTTACACAATGGTGTTGAGGCACGTCTTGATTTAATTGAACCTATTATTTGGCGGCTAAAGCAGCTGTATAAAATGGTTGAAAAGCGAGATACATTCCGATTTTATACCAGCTCGTTACTGGTCATGTATGATGGCTTAACAGAAACACCAagcagtcgtcatcatcatcaccatcatcatcaccatcatcatcacacttcTCTACTGGATAACAGTTCGCCAGAAGAACACAGTTATGGAATGCAACATGTGTGGCATGATCACTATCCTGAAGTGGAAGTACGCATGATTGATTTTGCACATTCCACTCACCGTGGGTTCCGTGAAGACAAGATCACTCACCGAGGCCCCGACCAAGGATATTTATTTGGACTTAGtaatctcattctttcttttaaggAAGTTCTCGATCGTTATTCCCCCAGTTGCCAACAATGCCACAGCTGA